Sequence from the Kineosporia succinea genome:
ATCCCGAACGCGGGTCTCTGGGGTGACCTCGCCCACCCGGCCGGCCCGAGACCGGGTGAGCAGGTACTCCTTCAAGGCCGTCTCGGCTTTCGCCGCTGAGGCGCCGCGACGTTCCACACGGCGCGTCTGGCCGTCGAAGTCACGGAACAGGGTGTCCGCCATCCACCATTTCGGGCCGAGCTGGGTACGCCGTATGTTGCCCCACGTTCCCAGTGGCAGAGGCGGGCGTCCCATTAGGCAATCTTCTCCGCCGTGATGTCGTCGAACCAGGCGACGACGTCTTCGGGCTTGAACCGCAGGTGCTTGCCGACCCGTCGGCCGGCCGGACCGTAGCCACGCGTGCGCCACTGGTAGACCGTCGCCACCGGCACGCCCAGGTACTCCGCGACATCCACGGTGGTCCAAAGCTTCGGAATCACAGTTAAGCAACACCTTTCATGTCGTTGGTCTTCGGAGAGAGCGCAGGGGACGGGGGTGGCCCGTTGCCTTCCTTGGCGGCGTCGTAGGCCGCGCGCCAGGTCTGGCGTTGGCTGATGGCGTGCAGGAGCCGCGTAGACAACGGTGGGAGTTCGTTGGGGTTGACGGGTTCCCAGACGTAGCGGTCCGCTGTCTTGTCGCCCTTGGTGGCGTCGGGGCTCTCCGGGTCGACGCCGAGGAGGGCCAGGACGAAGGCGCGGCGTTCGTGACGGTGGTCGGTGAGGGTTTTGCCGGACCATTTGCGGCTGACGAGGACGCGTCGGCCCCCATAGCCGAGGTTTTCGCGGCGGTGGGCCTTGCTCTTGCAGGAGCCGGGGATCATGCCGGGGCGGGCATTCTTAGGCTGGATGCCGTAGCGCAGCCAGTTTGTGCAGCCCGGGGAGCACGGCTCGTAGCGCAGGGCGGTGACGAGGCGATCGATGTGGGCGGTCACCGCGGCTTCGGCGTCGGCGCCGTGGGCGGTGCCCATCGATTTCGTGAGGTATTTGGCCAGGTAGCCCACGCG
This genomic interval carries:
- a CDS encoding helix-turn-helix domain-containing protein, which gives rise to MIPKLWTTVDVAEYLGVPVATVYQWRTRGYGPAGRRVGKHLRFKPEDVVAWFDDITAEKIA